Proteins encoded within one genomic window of Vulgatibacter sp.:
- a CDS encoding AAA family ATPase produces the protein MTSAEPRPLRPVVPLAPAEAKALCNRVIANVERALLGKRTAIELCLTGLLARGHLLIEDVPGVGKSTLAHALARSLDLPFARIQFTSDLLPADILGVSTWDPQGGAFTFRPGPIFHAVVVADEINRTPPRTQSALLEAMAERQVSLEGTTRQLPDPFLVIATLNPQEQQGTYPLPESQLDRFLLRLGLGHPAHEVERGLLLSRRGAEPVSTLEPVAGASEVRRLQQAADAVRLDGAVADYVLALVGATRDGARFSLGVSTRGALALAAAARARAVILGRDYVLPEDVKALALPVLAHRVQPAGRDAWDADRGEAERLLTEVIAETAVPE, from the coding sequence GTGACTTCCGCCGAGCCCCGTCCCCTCCGTCCCGTCGTACCGCTGGCGCCCGCCGAGGCGAAGGCGCTCTGCAACCGGGTGATCGCCAACGTCGAGCGTGCGCTGCTGGGAAAGCGCACCGCCATCGAGCTCTGCCTCACCGGCCTCCTCGCCAGGGGCCACCTCCTCATCGAGGACGTCCCCGGCGTGGGCAAATCGACGCTGGCCCACGCGCTGGCCCGGTCCCTCGACCTGCCCTTCGCCCGGATCCAGTTCACCAGCGATCTGCTCCCCGCCGACATCCTCGGCGTCTCCACCTGGGATCCGCAGGGCGGCGCCTTCACCTTCCGGCCCGGGCCGATCTTCCACGCGGTGGTGGTCGCCGACGAGATCAACCGCACCCCGCCGCGGACCCAGTCGGCGCTGCTGGAGGCGATGGCGGAGCGGCAGGTCTCCCTCGAGGGCACCACCCGGCAGCTGCCCGATCCCTTCCTCGTGATCGCCACCCTGAACCCGCAGGAGCAGCAGGGCACCTACCCGCTGCCGGAGTCGCAGCTCGATCGTTTCCTGCTCCGCCTCGGCCTGGGCCACCCCGCCCACGAGGTGGAGCGGGGGCTGCTCCTCTCCCGCCGCGGCGCCGAGCCGGTCTCCACCCTCGAGCCGGTGGCAGGGGCGTCGGAGGTGCGCAGGCTCCAGCAGGCGGCGGACGCGGTCCGCCTCGACGGCGCCGTTGCCGACTACGTGCTCGCGCTGGTGGGGGCGACCCGCGACGGCGCCCGCTTCTCGCTGGGCGTCTCCACCCGCGGCGCCCTCGCCCTCGCAGCAGCGGCGCGGGCCCGGGCGGTGATCCTCGGCCGCGACTACGTGCTGCCGGAGGACGTGAAGGCGCTGGCGCTCCCCGTCCTCGCCCAC